Proteins from one Hyperolius riggenbachi isolate aHypRig1 chromosome 4, aHypRig1.pri, whole genome shotgun sequence genomic window:
- the LOC137504654 gene encoding taste receptor type 2 member 40-like, with the protein MSLTLQNIFTPVLFAECLLGVTVNVFIAAVQIMKWKAVRSLDSCDQIFLCVGITRSFALTNMFLLYLAEAYHIWILKSLIVNSASVAAAFLLYFTSFWFIAVLCLFYCVKIASYNHKVFIFMKFRISRLVPWFIGTSLLISVAFSIPCVWSRILSFRDNAAIAFHGNVTVTNAGLWQMAKVNLLFIVLGCSFPFFICCGSTFLLIHSLWRHTRQMRCSGTGFRSPNIETHISVVKNMSVFLFIQVVDIGYSVSTFFTLENVDRSWNFFFIIIACAPSVFHSTHLVYSNAKLNQAFREMWHNIIRCVSIHY; encoded by the coding sequence ATGAGTTTAACTCTCCAGAACATTTTTACACCTGTTCTGTTTGCTGAGTGCCTTTTAGGGGTCACAGTAAATGTGTTTATTGCAGCTGTTCAGATCATGAAATGGAAGGCTGTGAGATCTCTGGACAGCTGTGACCAAATCTTCCTCTGTGTGGGGATCACCAGAAGTTTTGCtctgacaaacatgtttttgctgTACCTTGCAGAAGCATACCATATTTGGATATTGAAGAGTCTTATAGTCAATTCAGCATCTGTGGCAGCAGCATTTTTATTGTACTTCACCAGTTTCTGGTTCATCGCTGTCTTGTGTTTATTTTACTGCGTGAAGATTGCGAGCTACAACCATAAGGTCTTTATCTTCATGAAGTTTAGGATCTCCAGACTGGTCCCCTGGTTTATCGGCACTTCTCTACTGATTTCTGTAGCCTTCAGCATTCCATGTGTTTGGTCTAGAATTCTCTCTTTTCGGGACAACGCAGCCATTgcctttcatggaaatgtgactgtgACCAATGCTGGATTGTGGCAGATGGCGAAGGTCAACTTGCTATTTATTGTTTTAGGTTGTTCTTTTCCATTCTTCATATGTTGTGGTTCCACCTTCCTGTTAATTCACTCTCTCTGGAGGCACACCAGGCAGATGAGATGCAGCGGAACGGGCTTTCGTAGCCCAAATATAGAGACCCATATTTCTGTTGTGAAAAATATGAGTGTTTTCTTGTTCATTCAAGTCGTTGATATTGGTTATAGTGTTTCCACTTTTTTCACATTAGAAAATGTTGACCGCTCCTGGAATTTCTTTTTTATTATCATAGCATGTGCTCCTTCCGTTTTCCATTCAACACACTTGGTTTACAGCAATGCTAAGCTGAATCAGGCATTCAGAGAAATGTGGCACAATATCATCCGATGTGTCTCAATACATTACTGA